The genomic interval TCTATATAGGTGTTTATTGATGACTTCTATTCTCAGGAATGAATCAAGGAAGCTTTTGCGTAGTTCGGTTATTTTAACCAGTGTATTCGCCTTGCTTTCTGTTATGTATCTATCTATATTCCCTGAGTTTAAGGAAGAGGCTGAAGAACTGCTTGCTGCATTTCCTGAATTTTTCTTCGATATGTTTGGGATTGCAGAATTAGATACTATCGAGGGGTTTATTGCAGCCGAAGTATACGCGTTCTTCTGGGTTATACTAGTCGGTATTTACTTTGCATACATAGGTGCAGGGTTTGTTTCAAAGGATATAAAAAACAGAAAGATGGATTTAACGCTTTCAAACCCAGTTTCAAGAGAATCAGTTATATTACAGAAAATTGGGGCATTATGGGTTCCATTATTAATTCTTAATGTTGGTGTTGTGGTGATACTTTATGTAGGTACATCTCTGATCGGAGAGCCTATTGAACTTATCTCCCTGATCATGGTTCATCTACTATCAACACCATACCTACTGGTTTGCGCTGGAATTGGCTTACTCCTATCAATAGTGTTTAAGAAAGTAAAACCTGCTCAAGTAGGTGCAATAGGCATAGTATTTATTTTATGGCTTATAGAATCTGTATCAAAAGTCGTACCCAACTATGAATGGGTAGGATATATATCTCCAAGCCATTATTTCGATCAAACTGAAATACTTGTTTACCAAGAATACAGTTTCTTAGATGCCAGCATCCTATTAATCGCGTTCATAGTTTTACTGGCCCTATCCATCGTTTTGTTTGTTAAAAAAGACATCTAGTGGAGCTTTAAATCGATTGTTCAATTTAAATAGTCTATCATATTTGTAAGAAAATACTGAAGATCATTAAATTCTTTAACGGAAAAACATTTGCAAAGTGGAAAAAACCCAATCCGTTATTAAAACGATGAATTTAAGCACTATAGTGGGCGTATAAAAAACTTAGTAATTCATTTCTCTCTATTTATATGTTGATACATCAAAAGATAATACACTCATCACCAATAACTTTTCAAGAATACCTGCTTGCCTTATTTATTCAAATCTAATTTTAATTCCCAAAAAATTTTTATCGAACATATCAAAACTACCGGGTATAGGTCCACAGGTTCTCTAAATTTTAGGTTATATTTTAAAGTTATTTTTTTTATCTTTTAGGGATTTGATTAAGAACAAATTAATTGTTTCAAGATTAAATTATTTTTATGAGTTTTGAAGAGAAAACTTCGGTTTTTTTCGATGACGATGTTTCTGATAGAGAAAGGGGTTGTTTCGAATTAGGGGTTTCTTTAGGAGCTGTATTTCATCAGTTTGTTGGGACGCCTGTTGGAGATAACTCTGTTGAGGATGTTAAGAGTGCTATAGAAAAATCTATAAAAGAACAGCCATCTGTAAAACAAGTCGATGTTGAAATTAAGCGGGAAGAGGGGGAGGGGTATTCTGCATTGAAACCTGAAGACTTGGAGATAAAGGTTGTAGTTGAATGTGGCGATGCAGTTGTTACAGGAAAACTCGCATATTTAGAGAAAATAGATTATCCTTTGATGTGGATAGTTAATATTGATTAAATAACTTTTATTAAATAACTTCTAAATCTTTTTTTAAACCTACCTAATTTATAGTTTTATTCATGGCCATAGACCATAATATAGGTTTAAAGAGAGTATCAAGACGCCTAGAACTGCGCTGAAAACCATTATTTGTTTTGGACCAATAATTGGTGTGTCTTTTGATTCTTCATCGAAATATCTCATCAGTCCTGCAGATGAGGTTAATCCGTCTCCTTGTTGTTTTACCATTATTTTTCCTCAATTTTTGTTTGTTTTCTGGGTTATTAATAGTTTAGCTATTTGCTAGTGGATATCTTTAAAATCGAAGTTAATGGTTTCTAATCAACGATTAAACTTTCACTCTTATTTAATGGATTGCTTGTTTTTTATTTAGATGTAGTTTGGGTTATGGTTTGTATAAATAGTTTGTAGTAAGTTTTTGTTGTGTTTTTTTGTTTTGTGTTTATTGTTTGAGGGTTTCTTTTATTTCTTTTATTTTTTGTATTTCTTTGTTGTTTTGTTTTGATATTCTGTATTCTCTTTCTACTCTGTTTCCTCTTCTCTGTAGGTATCCTTCTTTTGCCATTCTTGATAGGTATGTTGAGACTGTTGAGAGTCCGATTTCTTGGTATTCTTTGTCGTATTTTCTTTTTACTTCTCTAGAGGTGAACCAT from Methanonatronarchaeum thermophilum carries:
- a CDS encoding preprotein translocase subunit Sec61beta; translation: MVKQQGDGLTSSAGLMRYFDEESKDTPIIGPKQIMVFSAVLGVLILSLNLYYGLWP
- a CDS encoding dihydroneopterin aldolase family protein, which encodes MSFEEKTSVFFDDDVSDRERGCFELGVSLGAVFHQFVGTPVGDNSVEDVKSAIEKSIKEQPSVKQVDVEIKREEGEGYSALKPEDLEIKVVVECGDAVVTGKLAYLEKIDYPLMWIVNID
- a CDS encoding ABC transporter permease subunit; protein product: MTSILRNESRKLLRSSVILTSVFALLSVMYLSIFPEFKEEAEELLAAFPEFFFDMFGIAELDTIEGFIAAEVYAFFWVILVGIYFAYIGAGFVSKDIKNRKMDLTLSNPVSRESVILQKIGALWVPLLILNVGVVVILYVGTSLIGEPIELISLIMVHLLSTPYLLVCAGIGLLLSIVFKKVKPAQVGAIGIVFILWLIESVSKVVPNYEWVGYISPSHYFDQTEILVYQEYSFLDASILLIAFIVLLALSIVLFVKKDI